The following proteins are co-located in the Rheinheimera salexigens genome:
- a CDS encoding AAA family ATPase, with the protein MLIQLHKVEQNLNQVILGKPQQIRLALCCLLAQGHLLLEDLPGMGKTTLAHALANSLGLSYRRVQFTSDLLPADLTGINIYDARSHEFKFQPGPVFSQVLLADEINRASPKTQSALLEAMEEKQVSIDGVTRPLPQPFFVIATQNPLFHAGTSALPESQLDRFMFRLSLGFPDRASEHQLLKQESTAPLTKLVEQLTVDQVRTLQQQVTQVTAADALIDYLLSLVAASRQRTDLHPLSPRASKAILRAAKAYAFINNRSYVSADDIQQVFPYIAEHRLNPSSDARQLVLSQQLLQQTPCLI; encoded by the coding sequence GTGTTAATTCAGTTGCACAAGGTCGAACAAAATTTAAATCAGGTTATTTTAGGTAAACCGCAACAGATCCGCTTGGCTTTATGCTGCTTATTAGCCCAAGGGCATTTATTATTAGAAGATTTACCCGGCATGGGCAAAACTACCCTCGCCCATGCGTTAGCTAATAGCCTAGGCCTAAGTTATCGCCGCGTGCAATTTACCAGTGATTTATTACCCGCCGACTTAACTGGTATTAATATTTATGATGCTCGGTCACATGAATTTAAGTTTCAACCTGGTCCGGTTTTTAGCCAAGTATTATTAGCGGATGAAATTAATCGCGCCAGTCCTAAAACGCAAAGTGCGTTACTAGAGGCGATGGAAGAAAAACAAGTGTCTATTGATGGTGTAACTCGGCCACTACCACAACCCTTTTTTGTTATCGCCACCCAAAATCCATTGTTTCATGCCGGGACGTCAGCGTTACCTGAATCGCAGTTAGATCGTTTTATGTTTAGGTTATCCTTAGGTTTTCCAGACCGCGCATCAGAGCACCAGTTACTCAAACAAGAAAGTACTGCGCCTTTAACTAAGCTGGTTGAACAATTAACGGTTGACCAAGTGCGTACATTGCAACAGCAAGTAACTCAGGTTACCGCGGCAGATGCGCTAATAGATTACTTATTATCCTTAGTTGCCGCTAGCCGACAACGTACCGATTTACATCCTTTATCACCGCGCGCTTCAAAAGCCATTTTACGCGCAGCCAAAGCTTATGCATTTATCAATAATCGCAGTTATGTCAGTGCAGATGATATCCAGCAAGTCTTCCCGTATATTGCCGAGCATAGATTAAACCCTAGCTCAGACGCGAGACAATTAGTGTTAAGCCAGCAACTATTACAACAAACACCATGCTTAATTTAA
- a CDS encoding S8 family serine peptidase: MKHKTLIAIAVTAALVSGSTLANSSAEESILVMFKPGVSKQQRESVVLRQGASLRQLDAQGRDMKMRYVADGRIVKVQVPKGVDRDALIKKLTVNPYVEIAEPNYPLKALVTPDDPRFNDLWALHNTGQNGGTAGADIKALDAWDISTGSRDVIIGVIDTGMDYNHPDLIDNRWVNLGDYPGSTYGYSTLNAELDPMDSDTHGTHVAGTIGASGNNGIGISGVNWSVTIVPCQFLGPDGGSTAGAIECINFFTDLKLNYGVDVKATNNSWGGGGFSETLREAIQSSNDAGILFIAAAGNAGVNADTTPMYPAAYDLDGIVSVASTDRNDQLSVFSSGASNYGAVSVDLGAPGSAILSTTPGNSYASYSGTSMASPHVAGAAALLWSVNPDITPLEMKAILMDSGDSLTALDGKTVSGKRLNLANAMADADPTPSFKLSISPRTQQITAGESAEYVLNIGNVADWMGQVALSVAVDPAFDGVSLSATTAEPGDTVILNAATTAETAWGNYSFTVTGTDIDTNELVKSVTANLELLPQGLQDYAYNNNELVNIPDGDASGITSTISVDQNGTVFATDVGVNITHTWIGDLIVKLTSPQGTEHTLHNRSGGSTDNIVQNWQLETFNGEQMQGDWTLFVSDNAGRDTGSLNSWSLTLTALAEDVTPPGPVAPVADFSFIASGLSVSFSDLSTDANDDINLLSWDFGDGNVSFDTNPTHVYSNSGSYTVRLTASDESGLSHTTEKVVSVAQTAIELSVKRSVRTRTGATIVDLRWVGASDNVDLYRDEQLIDTLNNTGRYRDRFNSQASSVTYKLCIEATDLCSNELVVNF; the protein is encoded by the coding sequence ATGAAGCATAAAACACTGATTGCTATCGCAGTAACTGCAGCATTAGTTTCTGGCTCAACTTTAGCTAATAGCTCTGCAGAAGAATCTATTTTGGTCATGTTCAAACCTGGTGTGTCCAAACAGCAGCGTGAAAGCGTTGTGCTAAGACAAGGTGCTAGTTTGCGCCAACTGGATGCCCAAGGCCGCGATATGAAAATGCGTTATGTCGCCGATGGTCGCATTGTTAAAGTACAAGTTCCAAAAGGTGTCGACCGTGATGCATTAATTAAAAAGCTTACGGTTAACCCTTATGTTGAAATTGCAGAGCCAAACTATCCGCTTAAAGCACTAGTAACCCCTGATGATCCGCGTTTTAATGATTTATGGGCCTTACACAATACCGGTCAAAATGGCGGCACAGCTGGCGCTGATATCAAAGCCCTGGATGCATGGGACATTTCAACCGGTAGTCGTGATGTCATCATAGGTGTTATTGATACTGGTATGGATTATAACCACCCAGATCTAATAGATAATCGCTGGGTTAATTTAGGAGATTACCCTGGTAGTACTTATGGTTATTCAACTTTAAATGCTGAATTAGATCCGATGGATAGTGATACTCATGGTACTCACGTTGCGGGAACTATTGGTGCATCTGGTAATAATGGTATTGGTATTTCGGGCGTTAACTGGAGTGTGACTATTGTCCCTTGCCAATTTCTTGGTCCCGATGGTGGCAGCACCGCAGGCGCAATTGAATGTATTAACTTCTTTACCGATTTAAAGCTTAATTATGGTGTAGATGTTAAGGCAACAAATAACTCTTGGGGCGGAGGTGGCTTCTCTGAAACATTACGTGAAGCTATTCAATCAAGTAACGATGCTGGGATCTTATTTATTGCCGCAGCCGGTAATGCTGGAGTGAATGCGGATACCACGCCAATGTATCCTGCTGCATACGATTTAGACGGTATAGTCTCGGTTGCTTCAACTGATCGAAATGACCAATTATCTGTATTTTCTAGTGGTGCTTCAAACTATGGTGCGGTGTCTGTTGATTTAGGCGCACCAGGCTCGGCAATCTTATCAACAACACCAGGCAACAGTTATGCGAGTTATTCAGGTACTTCTATGGCCTCTCCGCATGTTGCTGGCGCGGCAGCATTACTGTGGTCTGTTAATCCCGATATAACGCCTTTAGAAATGAAAGCAATTTTAATGGATAGCGGTGATAGCTTAACAGCGTTAGACGGTAAAACGGTGTCAGGCAAGCGGTTAAATTTAGCCAATGCTATGGCTGATGCTGATCCTACGCCATCATTTAAGCTGAGTATTTCACCGCGTACACAACAAATAACCGCTGGCGAGAGTGCTGAATATGTCTTAAATATTGGTAATGTCGCTGACTGGATGGGACAAGTGGCATTAAGTGTTGCTGTTGACCCTGCATTCGACGGTGTTAGCTTATCTGCAACCACAGCCGAACCAGGTGATACCGTAATCTTAAATGCTGCAACAACCGCCGAGACAGCTTGGGGCAACTATAGCTTTACGGTGACAGGTACTGATATCGATACTAATGAACTAGTTAAGTCGGTCACAGCCAACCTTGAGTTACTTCCACAAGGTTTACAAGATTATGCTTATAACAATAATGAACTTGTTAATATTCCAGATGGTGATGCTTCAGGTATAACAAGTACCATTTCTGTTGACCAAAATGGCACTGTCTTTGCGACCGACGTTGGGGTTAATATTACCCATACATGGATTGGTGATTTAATTGTTAAGTTAACATCTCCACAAGGAACAGAGCATACCCTTCATAACCGCAGCGGTGGCAGTACTGACAATATTGTGCAAAACTGGCAATTAGAAACCTTTAACGGTGAACAGATGCAAGGTGATTGGACATTATTTGTTTCAGATAATGCCGGACGTGATACGGGTAGCTTAAATAGCTGGTCTTTAACATTAACGGCCTTAGCTGAAGACGTTACCCCGCCAGGTCCAGTTGCCCCTGTTGCAGACTTTAGCTTTATTGCTTCAGGTTTAAGTGTCAGCTTTAGCGATTTATCTACAGATGCCAATGACGACATTAACCTATTAAGCTGGGATTTTGGTGATGGCAATGTGTCTTTCGACACAAACCCAACCCATGTTTACAGTAATAGTGGTAGTTATACGGTAAGGTTAACCGCAAGCGATGAAAGCGGTTTATCCCATACTACGGAAAAAGTGGTTAGTGTTGCTCAAACTGCCATTGAGTTAAGCGTTAAACGATCTGTGCGTACCCGTACCGGTGCAACGATTGTTGATTTACGCTGGGTAGGTGCATCTGATAACGTCGATTTATATCGTGATGAGCAGCTTATTGATACGCTTAACAATACCGGTCGTTATCGTGATCGCTTTAATTCACAAGCATCATCTGTGACTTATAAATTATGTATTGAAGCCACTGATTTATGTTCAAATGAGCTTGTTGTTAATTTCTAA
- a CDS encoding curlin subunit CsgB, which produces MLNVTKWLVLINMAMYSSTALADISIQLTSLIERQALASGVNVTQLGDFNVADVTQSGSGHYAVLLQQGVLNQLILQQRGFGHQAEINQFGNNNSAQIIQSGKDNLIRLEQWGNQQFSIEQSGVGAEISIIQY; this is translated from the coding sequence GTGTTAAATGTTACTAAGTGGCTAGTGCTAATCAATATGGCGATGTATTCAAGTACTGCTTTGGCAGATATATCAATACAGTTAACGTCATTAATTGAGCGCCAAGCATTAGCTAGCGGAGTAAATGTTACTCAACTTGGTGACTTTAATGTTGCCGATGTTACTCAATCAGGTAGCGGTCACTATGCCGTTTTGTTGCAGCAGGGGGTATTAAATCAACTAATATTGCAACAGCGCGGTTTTGGTCATCAAGCTGAAATTAACCAGTTTGGTAATAATAACTCCGCTCAAATCATTCAAAGTGGTAAGGACAATTTGATACGGCTTGAACAGTGGGGTAATCAGCAATTCTCTATAGAGCAATCTGGTGTAGGTGCTGAAATTTCAATTATTCAATACTAA
- a CDS encoding curli production assembly/transport protein CsgE, giving the protein MKLLGILLMLCCSVAVRATDIELGGLVLDRTISRFGKDFSFYYSGYWRDMPATEGITVVIYEQVYPQAGTFLWVEMNQTRIYQTYFGRRYNDVKQMAEQAILISINELANIQTSKMLEQPLADKL; this is encoded by the coding sequence ATGAAGTTACTTGGCATACTTTTAATGCTCTGCTGTTCAGTTGCCGTTCGTGCAACTGATATTGAATTAGGCGGTTTAGTGCTAGACCGTACTATTTCTCGTTTTGGTAAAGACTTCTCATTTTATTATTCTGGTTATTGGCGTGATATGCCTGCTACTGAAGGCATCACTGTGGTGATCTATGAACAAGTCTATCCGCAAGCGGGTACTTTTTTATGGGTTGAGATGAACCAAACTCGGATTTATCAAACCTATTTTGGTCGCCGTTATAACGATGTAAAACAAATGGCAGAACAAGCAATTTTAATCAGCATTAACGAGCTGGCTAATATTCAAACTAGCAAAATGCTCGAGCAACCTTTAGCCGACAAGTTGTAA
- a CDS encoding curli assembly protein CsgF — protein MKLISLILLLSCGVVSATELVYTPINPSFGGNPLNGNFLLQKAQSQNRHTAERGGLSFVEKFQDALERNIINSLTRRIADGELVEGIYNTGEFIVEVTGGTDGAVVVHITNVKTGEVTIISIPSIGGG, from the coding sequence ATGAAGCTGATATCTCTAATATTATTATTAAGTTGCGGCGTAGTTTCTGCAACAGAACTAGTATACACGCCAATAAACCCAAGTTTTGGCGGTAACCCATTAAATGGTAATTTTTTACTGCAAAAAGCCCAAAGTCAAAATAGGCATACTGCGGAACGAGGGGGTTTATCGTTTGTTGAAAAATTTCAAGACGCTTTAGAGCGCAATATTATTAACTCGTTAACACGTCGCATTGCTGATGGTGAATTAGTTGAAGGAATTTATAACACCGGTGAGTTTATAGTTGAAGTGACTGGCGGCACTGACGGTGCTGTTGTGGTGCATATTACTAATGTGAAGACTGGCGAAGTCACCATTATTTCTATTCCATCAATTGGTGGAGGCTAA
- a CDS encoding CsgG/HfaB family protein, translating to MKQLCSSSLAGKALRIHLAKTLGKRLGLMLSVIVLLNGCSLLPKPEINLTPAEIDTISPVMLQLQQQGKPRTAIPVSVYAFRDQTGQYKPQANVSSFSTAVTQGATSVLTQILLDSGWFAPLEREGLQNLLTERKIHGANKTSGELPTLKQSRILFEGGIIGYETNLTTGGIGAEYFGIGLSELFREDQVSVYLRAVDVHTGQVLLSVSSNKKVFSQELRAGLFRYVSLNRLAEAEAGYSTNEPVQYCVKQAMEAAVVELILQGQQRGFWRADDQANLINSDS from the coding sequence ATGAAACAACTATGTTCTAGTTCACTTGCAGGTAAGGCATTGCGGATACATTTAGCTAAAACATTAGGTAAACGACTAGGCTTAATGCTAAGTGTCATTGTGTTATTAAATGGCTGTTCACTGCTACCCAAACCAGAAATTAATTTAACCCCAGCTGAAATTGACACTATTAGTCCAGTGATGTTGCAACTGCAACAACAGGGTAAACCGAGAACAGCAATACCGGTCTCTGTTTATGCCTTTCGCGATCAAACGGGGCAGTATAAGCCGCAAGCTAATGTCTCCAGTTTTTCGACAGCTGTTACCCAAGGTGCCACTTCAGTGTTAACCCAAATATTGCTTGATAGTGGTTGGTTTGCGCCTTTGGAGCGTGAAGGTTTGCAAAACTTATTAACCGAACGAAAAATTCATGGCGCCAATAAAACGAGTGGCGAATTACCAACCTTAAAACAATCACGCATTTTGTTTGAGGGCGGTATTATTGGCTATGAAACTAATTTAACCACTGGTGGTATTGGCGCTGAATATTTTGGTATTGGCCTTTCTGAGTTGTTTCGAGAAGATCAAGTCAGTGTATATTTAAGGGCGGTTGATGTGCATACCGGTCAAGTTTTATTGTCTGTATCTAGCAATAAAAAAGTCTTCTCGCAAGAATTACGCGCGGGATTATTTCGCTATGTTTCATTAAATCGTTTAGCTGAAGCAGAAGCGGGCTACTCGACAAATGAACCAGTACAATATTGTGTTAAACAAGCGATGGAAGCTGCGGTTGTTGAATTAATTTTACAAGGCCAACAACGTGGGTTTTGGCGTGCCGATGATCAAGCTAATTTAATTAACTCGGATTCTTGA
- a CDS encoding response regulator transcription factor, with protein MDKFNKLIIISELDTVHNITLLAQSININVQQCSKAVALNSGMLKPGVLLAYPYANKDINKNGVSAELQDLLNKVPLFLFQAERTILEPSQAIIAGIRGVIYRDEQLDRVMTAINTMMTGQLYYARKVMSELIDTLVQQKLAQNQQTLVVPNTNLLTKQEKRIIQLVAEGSRNKEIADNLNISAHTVKAHLSSIFRKTKARNRVELLRCMQWPKTQESELIKLA; from the coding sequence ATGGATAAGTTTAATAAACTTATAATTATCTCTGAACTAGATACTGTTCATAATATTACTTTATTAGCCCAATCAATCAATATAAATGTCCAGCAATGCAGTAAGGCTGTGGCATTAAACAGCGGTATGCTTAAGCCTGGGGTGCTACTTGCTTATCCTTATGCCAATAAGGATATTAATAAAAATGGTGTCTCAGCTGAATTACAGGATTTATTAAATAAAGTTCCGCTGTTTTTATTTCAAGCCGAGCGGACAATATTAGAGCCATCGCAAGCAATCATAGCGGGTATTAGAGGAGTGATATATCGGGATGAGCAATTAGACCGAGTTATGACAGCAATCAATACTATGATGACCGGCCAGCTTTATTATGCACGAAAAGTCATGTCAGAATTGATAGACACTTTGGTACAACAGAAATTAGCACAAAATCAACAAACTTTAGTGGTGCCTAATACTAATCTGCTTACTAAACAAGAGAAGCGTATTATTCAACTGGTAGCAGAAGGTTCGCGTAATAAAGAAATTGCTGATAACTTAAATATTAGCGCCCATACGGTTAAAGCCCATTTATCGTCTATATTTCGTAAAACCAAAGCACGCAACAGAGTCGAATTACTGCGTTGCATGCAATGGCCAAAAACTCAAGAATCCGAGTTAATTAAATTAGCTTGA
- a CDS encoding low molecular weight protein-tyrosine-phosphatase: MTKKLLFVCLGNICRSPTAHAVMRDKAKLAELNIDIDSAGTHASHRAEAPDVRSIREGTKFGYDFSHLHARPITEQDFSHYDMILAMDQNNLQVLQQRCPEQHQHKLQLFMQYHPAYPTQQEVPDPYYGGARGFSLVLQLIEAGCDGLCLHLQRQKT, translated from the coding sequence ATGACTAAGAAACTGCTATTTGTCTGTTTAGGTAATATTTGCCGTTCTCCCACAGCACATGCTGTTATGCGAGATAAGGCAAAATTAGCAGAGCTTAATATTGACATAGACTCAGCGGGTACCCATGCATCTCATCGTGCAGAAGCACCTGATGTCAGAAGCATCCGTGAAGGTACCAAGTTCGGATACGACTTTTCGCACCTTCATGCTCGACCCATCACAGAACAAGACTTTAGCCATTACGATATGATTTTGGCAATGGATCAAAATAATTTGCAAGTACTGCAACAGCGTTGCCCAGAACAACACCAACATAAATTACAACTTTTTATGCAGTATCATCCCGCTTATCCGACTCAACAAGAGGTGCCCGATCCGTATTATGGTGGCGCCCGCGGTTTTAGCTTAGTGTTGCAGTTAATCGAAGCTGGCTGCGATGGCCTTTGCCTGCACTTACAACGACAAAAGACTTAG
- a CDS encoding class II 3-deoxy-7-phosphoheptulonate synthase has product MSTWTPQSWRSFPIQQQPSYQDQELLKKVEKQLHTYPPLVFAQETRELYKQLGQVADGQGFLLQGGDCAESFNNFNAPKIRDTFKVLLQMAVVLTFAGSLPVVKVARMAGQYAKPRSSDLETINGISLPSYRGDIVNSFEFTDSARQPDPNRLTTAYHHSAATLNLLRAFAQGGLADLHQVSKWNMGFVESNPLKDRYQDVAQRVQESLRFMEVCGISAQNSPSIRETQLYTSHEALLLNYEEALTRRDSLTGDWYDCSAHMVWIGERTRQLDHAHIEFFRGIHNPVGVKVGPGMQPDDLIRLIDNLNPTNSAGRLTLITRMGADKLADKLPELVRRVKQEGRKVVWSSDPMHGNTVKASNDYKTRDFEAILREIRNFFAVHKAEGTHAGGIHLEMTGEHVTECTGGAYGLSESDLSQRYFTQCDPRLNADQVLELAFLIADTLRTARKC; this is encoded by the coding sequence GTGAGTACTTGGACGCCGCAAAGCTGGCGTAGTTTCCCGATCCAGCAACAGCCTAGTTACCAGGATCAGGAACTGCTAAAAAAAGTAGAAAAGCAACTACACACCTATCCGCCATTGGTTTTTGCTCAAGAAACCCGAGAGCTGTATAAACAACTTGGTCAAGTTGCCGACGGCCAAGGCTTTTTATTGCAAGGCGGCGATTGTGCAGAAAGTTTTAATAATTTTAATGCACCCAAAATTCGCGATACTTTTAAAGTTTTACTACAAATGGCCGTGGTATTAACCTTTGCAGGCAGTTTGCCGGTAGTAAAAGTTGCTCGTATGGCCGGCCAATATGCTAAACCTCGCTCCAGCGATTTAGAAACCATTAACGGTATTTCGTTACCCAGTTATCGTGGTGATATCGTCAACAGCTTTGAGTTTACCGATAGCGCTCGACAGCCCGATCCTAATCGTTTAACTACGGCGTATCATCATTCTGCGGCAACGTTAAATTTATTACGGGCTTTTGCGCAGGGCGGCTTAGCAGACTTACATCAAGTTAGTAAATGGAATATGGGCTTTGTTGAATCAAACCCACTTAAAGATCGCTATCAAGATGTGGCACAACGCGTACAAGAGTCATTACGGTTTATGGAAGTGTGCGGCATAAGCGCGCAAAATTCGCCATCAATTCGGGAAACGCAGTTATATACCTCACATGAAGCGTTATTGCTTAATTATGAAGAAGCATTAACCCGCCGTGATTCGTTAACGGGTGATTGGTATGATTGCTCTGCACATATGGTTTGGATTGGCGAACGTACCCGTCAACTTGATCATGCCCATATTGAGTTCTTCCGTGGCATTCACAACCCGGTAGGGGTAAAAGTGGGCCCTGGTATGCAACCAGACGACTTAATTCGCTTAATTGATAACTTAAACCCAACCAATAGCGCAGGTCGTTTAACCTTAATTACGCGGATGGGGGCGGATAAGCTCGCTGATAAGCTACCGGAATTAGTGCGTAGAGTGAAACAAGAAGGCCGTAAAGTGGTATGGAGTTCAGATCCCATGCATGGCAATACGGTTAAAGCTAGCAACGACTATAAAACTCGAGACTTTGAAGCTATTTTACGTGAAATTCGCAACTTTTTTGCGGTACATAAAGCCGAAGGTACTCATGCGGGTGGTATTCACCTTGAAATGACCGGTGAGCATGTTACGGAGTGTACGGGTGGCGCTTATGGCTTAAGTGAAAGTGATTTAAGCCAACGCTATTTTACTCAGTGTGATCCACGGCTAAACGCTGACCAAGTATTAGAACTGGCATTTTTAATTGCTGATACTTTACGTACCGCGCGTAAATGTTAA
- the ppsR gene encoding posphoenolpyruvate synthetase regulatory kinase/phosphorylase PpsR has product MRTAFYISDGTAITAEVFGHALLTLFPAEFEHVTIPFVESIDMAQQVKQRINDRYKTTGAKPLIFQTFVDDNLRHIINSSEGICYDFLNSFVEPIQRELGIAPVPKTHRTHSIHEKTYDFRIDAVNFALANDDGANVKDYDKADVILVGVSRSGKTPTSLYLALQFGIKAANYPFVEEDMDQLKLPAALQRNKSKLFGLTITAERLSQIREQRKSNSRYASLRQCQIELNEVENLYRQQQIPFLNSTHLSIEEISAKIMAITGLKRRKI; this is encoded by the coding sequence GTGCGCACAGCTTTTTATATTTCAGATGGTACCGCTATCACTGCAGAAGTGTTTGGTCACGCCTTACTCACTCTATTCCCTGCAGAATTTGAACATGTAACCATTCCTTTTGTTGAGTCTATTGATATGGCCCAGCAAGTAAAGCAAAGGATAAACGATCGTTATAAAACTACAGGTGCTAAGCCTTTAATCTTTCAAACCTTTGTTGACGATAATTTACGCCATATAATTAATAGTAGTGAGGGTATTTGTTACGACTTTTTAAATTCTTTTGTTGAGCCTATTCAACGCGAATTAGGCATTGCACCCGTACCAAAAACACATAGAACCCATAGCATACATGAAAAAACCTACGACTTTAGAATTGATGCCGTAAACTTTGCATTGGCTAATGATGATGGCGCTAACGTTAAAGATTATGATAAAGCGGATGTAATATTAGTGGGTGTCAGTCGCTCGGGTAAAACGCCGACTAGTTTATATTTAGCGCTTCAATTTGGTATTAAAGCAGCAAACTACCCTTTTGTAGAAGAGGATATGGACCAATTAAAATTACCAGCCGCTTTGCAGCGCAATAAATCAAAACTATTTGGTTTAACTATTACCGCTGAGCGCTTAAGCCAAATTCGTGAGCAACGAAAATCAAATAGTCGCTATGCCTCTTTGCGCCAGTGCCAGATAGAATTAAATGAAGTCGAAAATTTATATCGCCAACAACAGATCCCATTTTTAAATTCTACCCATTTATCTATTGAAGAAATCTCGGCAAAAATTATGGCGATAACCGGTTTAAAACGACGTAAAATTTAA